Proteins from one Hirundo rustica isolate bHirRus1 chromosome 30, bHirRus1.pri.v3, whole genome shotgun sequence genomic window:
- the NEUROD4 gene encoding neurogenic differentiation factor 4 produces the protein MPQTCAKPSAMAELVSSQGWMDERPGAEAELKEGDTRTGPFGLAPALTEERDSVEEEEEEEEGEKPKRRGPKKKKMTKARLERFRARRVKANARERTRMHGLNDALDNLRRVMPCYSKTQKLSKIETLRLARNYIWALSEVLETGQTPEGKSFVEMLCKGLSQPTSNLVAGCLQLGPQPLFLEKQEEKAPACEPALAGHAFGYQGLPSPPYGSMESHLLHLKPPAFKSLVEASFGSHPSECSTPPYEGPLTPPLSISGNFSLKQDGSPELEKSYPFVAHYPSVGLAGAHGHGSHFQSSVPRYEIPLDVSYESFPPHAAAPQLGAIFSE, from the coding sequence ATGCCCCAGACCTGCGCCAAGCCCTCGGCCATGGCCGAGCTGgtcagcagccagggctggatgGACGAAAGGCCGGGAGCCGAGGCCGAGCTGAAGGAGGGGGACACCAGGACCGGCCCCTTCGGGCTGGCGCCGGCCCTGACCGAGGAGCGCGACAgcgtggaggaggaggaggaggaggaggaaggcgaGAAGCCGAAGAGGAGGGGCCcgaagaagaagaagatgaccaaggccaggctggagcggTTCCGGGCGCGGCGGGTGAAGGCCAACGCCCGGGAGCGCACGCGGATGCACGGCCTGAACGACGCCCTGGACAACCTGCGCAGGGTGATGCCCTGCTACTCCAAAACGCAGAAGCTCTCCAAGATCGAGACGCTGCGCCTGGCCAGGAACTACATCTGGGCCCTGTCCGAGGTGCTGGAGACGGGGCAGACGCCCGAGGGGAAGAGTTTCGTGGAGATGCTCTGCAAGGGGCTGTCGCAGCCCACCAGCAACCTGGTGGCCGGGTGCCTGCAGCTGGGCCCGCAGCCGCTCTtcctggagaagcaggaggagaaagcCCCGGCCTGCGAGCCGGCCCTGGCCGGCCACGCCTTCGGCTACCAGGGGCTGCCCAGTCCCCCCTACGGCTCCATGGAATCCCACCTGCTGCACCTGAAGCCGCCGGCCTTCAAGAGCCTGGTGGAGGCTTCCTTCGGGAGCCACCCCTCCGAGTGCTCCACGCCGCCCTACGAGGGGCCCCTGACGCCGCCCCTGAGCATCAGCGGGAACTTCTCCCTGAAGCAGGACGGGTCCCCGGAGCTGGAGAAGTCCTACCCCTTCGTGGCCCACTACCCCTCGGTCGGCCTGGCCGGAGCCCACGGACACGGCTCGCACTTCCAGAGCTCGGTGCCGCGCTACGAGATCCCGCTGGACGTCAGCTACGAGTCCTTCCCGCCCCACGCGGCCGCGCCCCAGCTCGGAGCGATCTTCAGCGAGtag